A section of the Arabiibacter massiliensis genome encodes:
- a CDS encoding ABC transporter ATP-binding protein gives MRELRAEHLTKRFGKTTALDDVTLSLEYGKIHALLGRNGAGKTTLLGIASNRLVPTEGRILVDGEPVTDNPRSLAKVFCTGDVQMIPGSMYVDDLIEWMGRFHEGFDAKRALRLAKAFDLDVKAKTGALSTGFRTICQLVLALSLDADYLLLDEPVLGLDANHRELFYKLLMEDYLERQRTVVIATHLIEEVANLVERVTIIDEGRVLMQASADELRASGYSVSGRTGDVRAYCEGLDVLGIDELGGVAVAYLLGKPDPARLADGLDTAPMNLQKLFVKLTEKGE, from the coding sequence ATGCGTGAGCTGCGTGCCGAGCATCTGACGAAGCGGTTCGGAAAGACGACGGCGCTCGACGACGTGACGCTGTCCTTGGAATACGGCAAGATCCACGCGCTTCTGGGTCGCAACGGCGCGGGCAAGACGACGCTTCTGGGCATCGCGTCCAACCGCCTCGTGCCCACGGAGGGCCGCATCCTGGTGGACGGCGAGCCCGTCACGGACAACCCGCGCTCTCTCGCGAAGGTGTTCTGCACGGGCGACGTGCAGATGATCCCCGGCTCCATGTACGTGGATGACCTCATCGAATGGATGGGCCGCTTCCACGAGGGGTTCGATGCGAAGCGGGCCCTGCGGCTGGCGAAGGCGTTCGACCTCGACGTGAAGGCGAAGACGGGCGCGCTCTCCACGGGCTTCCGCACCATCTGCCAGCTGGTGCTGGCGCTCTCGCTGGACGCGGACTACCTGCTGCTGGACGAGCCGGTGCTGGGCCTGGACGCGAACCACCGCGAGCTGTTCTACAAGCTGCTGATGGAGGACTACCTGGAGCGGCAGCGCACGGTGGTCATCGCCACGCACCTCATCGAGGAGGTGGCGAACCTCGTGGAGCGCGTCACCATCATCGACGAGGGGCGCGTGCTCATGCAGGCCTCGGCCGACGAGCTGCGCGCGAGCGGCTACAGCGTGTCGGGCCGCACCGGGGACGTGCGGGCGTACTGCGAGGGGCTCGACGTGCTCGGCATCGACGAGCTGGGCGGCGTGGCGGTGGCGTACCTGCTGGGCAAGCCCGACCCCGCGCGCCTGGCCGATGGGCTGGATACGGCGCCCATGAACCTGCAGAAGCTGTTCGTGAAACTGACCGAGAAGGGGGAGTGA
- a CDS encoding triple tyrosine motif-containing protein → MVGEASVGEPIVFEGYADDYDHAIKAVEFSMDGGATWTGFSTKGAQAGRWVRWRFVYTPKSPGEYQLKVRSVNDQGKASPLAAVVSFSVD, encoded by the coding sequence ATGGTCGGAGAGGCCTCCGTGGGGGAGCCCATCGTGTTCGAAGGGTACGCCGACGACTACGACCACGCCATCAAGGCCGTCGAGTTCTCGATGGACGGCGGAGCAACCTGGACGGGCTTCTCGACGAAAGGGGCGCAAGCGGGTCGCTGGGTGAGGTGGCGGTTCGTCTATACGCCAAAATCCCCTGGTGAATACCAGCTCAAAGTCCGATCGGTCAACGACCAGGGCAAGGCGAGCCCGCTCGCGGCCGTGGTGAGCTTCAGCGTGGACTGA
- a CDS encoding TetR/AcrR family transcriptional regulator, with the protein MVTRQEQRERRREEILRAALRLFVRKGYAGTKVGDIAEAVGMSTGLMFHYFDSKEALFGELIAFGVERPMAMMDGGTGADALAFFEGAAASILGFLREEPFMADMFVLMGNALMDDAIPRHAKELLAGFDVNTPTAEVVRRGQREGTIREGDPVALSIAFWAAIQGIAEELAFDPSMPCPEPEWIVDIVRKR; encoded by the coding sequence ATGGTGACGAGGCAGGAGCAGCGGGAGCGGCGGCGCGAGGAGATCCTCCGGGCGGCGCTGCGCCTGTTCGTGCGCAAGGGGTACGCGGGCACGAAGGTGGGCGACATCGCGGAGGCGGTGGGCATGAGCACGGGGCTCATGTTCCATTACTTCGACTCGAAGGAGGCGCTCTTCGGGGAGTTGATCGCCTTCGGCGTGGAAAGGCCGATGGCGATGATGGACGGCGGCACCGGCGCCGACGCGCTCGCGTTCTTCGAGGGGGCCGCCGCGAGCATCCTGGGCTTCCTGCGCGAGGAGCCGTTCATGGCCGACATGTTCGTGCTCATGGGCAACGCGCTCATGGACGACGCGATCCCGCGGCACGCGAAGGAGCTGCTCGCGGGCTTCGACGTGAACACGCCCACGGCCGAGGTGGTGCGCCGCGGCCAGCGCGAGGGCACCATCCGCGAGGGCGACCCCGTGGCGCTGTCCATCGCGTTCTGGGCCGCCATCCAGGGCATCGCCGAGGAGCTGGCGTTCGACCCGAGCATGCCGTGCCCGGAGCCGGAATGGATCGTCGACATCGTGAGGAAGAGGTAG
- a CDS encoding molybdopterin-dependent oxidoreductase, producing MKGTKEEPAATRSKTAKAFLATAAAVLVVGAFLLAGCQPQAAGQDGGGTEDKAKSSAPAITTTTGANFQNVDTGDLPDIYQNQLQNTGNRGCNSCHEDLIDVLQTTNPKHIIDYAGYDKAMTYADCQPCHDFRWGRAGIYFGDSIHASHYANPMFTDEQNGNCWSCHATLNGEDKEVTWELWDEVKYDSLYAGYDDPTDVNTLYWVQSRGIADSGYISGVNVAASPNVDVRFSQPVTDEKDCMEINNWQSIDINGTQWHLEDYDYSDWKLEIKGVNNPRSFTLDELKGMPQTEYTVTQCCETTGLGCTTVMNIPVKGVLMADIIEACGGLAADEATVQMFPVSADTWTGEGYDGMSISSILAADGMVALEFYGHELNDNQGAPACVVTPGTPGAAWVKHVASLDFRAMDDPEKVFNPYDRNKFIEAIYPVNSAFFQEDGTTFKKGEPVQLTGFSFSWASSMGAINKVSFSLDYGDTWVDFAPPADLDPTQWTYWDFSWTPEEAGTYVVKVLAESEDGSVQTAPANIIVTVEK from the coding sequence ATGAAAGGAACGAAAGAGGAACCCGCCGCAACGCGCTCAAAGACGGCGAAAGCATTCCTCGCAACAGCGGCAGCAGTACTCGTCGTGGGCGCGTTCCTCCTTGCAGGATGCCAGCCGCAAGCGGCGGGGCAGGACGGAGGGGGGACGGAGGACAAAGCGAAGTCAAGCGCTCCCGCCATCACGACGACGACCGGGGCGAACTTCCAGAACGTCGACACGGGAGACCTGCCGGACATCTATCAAAACCAGCTTCAAAACACGGGGAATCGCGGCTGCAACTCATGCCACGAAGATCTGATAGACGTGCTTCAGACCACCAACCCCAAGCACATCATCGACTATGCAGGCTACGACAAGGCCATGACCTACGCGGACTGCCAGCCCTGCCATGACTTCCGCTGGGGTCGCGCCGGCATCTACTTCGGCGACTCCATCCATGCGTCCCATTATGCGAACCCGATGTTCACTGACGAGCAGAACGGCAACTGCTGGAGCTGCCACGCAACGCTCAACGGCGAGGACAAGGAAGTCACATGGGAGCTGTGGGACGAGGTCAAGTACGACTCCCTCTACGCCGGCTACGACGACCCCACCGACGTCAACACGCTGTACTGGGTGCAGTCGCGCGGCATCGCCGACAGCGGCTACATCTCCGGCGTGAACGTGGCTGCGAGCCCGAACGTCGACGTGAGGTTCAGTCAACCCGTCACCGACGAGAAAGACTGCATGGAGATCAACAACTGGCAGAGCATCGACATCAACGGCACGCAATGGCATCTCGAAGACTACGATTACAGCGATTGGAAGCTTGAGATCAAGGGCGTCAACAACCCGCGCTCCTTCACGCTCGACGAGCTGAAGGGCATGCCGCAAACCGAGTACACCGTCACCCAATGCTGCGAGACCACCGGCCTCGGCTGCACGACGGTCATGAACATCCCCGTCAAGGGCGTGCTCATGGCGGACATCATCGAGGCATGCGGCGGCCTTGCCGCCGACGAAGCCACGGTTCAGATGTTCCCCGTCAGCGCAGACACGTGGACAGGCGAGGGATACGACGGCATGTCGATCAGCTCCATCTTGGCAGCCGACGGCATGGTCGCGCTCGAGTTCTACGGACATGAGCTGAACGACAACCAGGGAGCGCCCGCCTGCGTCGTGACCCCCGGCACGCCGGGCGCGGCTTGGGTCAAGCATGTGGCGAGCCTTGACTTCCGCGCCATGGACGATCCCGAGAAGGTGTTCAACCCCTACGACAGGAACAAGTTCATCGAGGCCATCTACCCGGTCAACTCCGCCTTCTTCCAGGAGGACGGCACGACGTTCAAGAAGGGCGAGCCGGTGCAGTTGACGGGTTTCTCGTTCTCGTGGGCATCGTCCATGGGAGCCATCAACAAGGTGAGCTTCAGCCTGGACTACGGTGACACCTGGGTGGACTTCGCCCCTCCCGCAGACCTCGACCCCACTCAGTGGACCTATTGGGATTTCTCGTGGACTCCCGAGGAAGCGGGCACCTACGTCGTGAAAGTGCTGGCCGAAAGCGAGGACGGATCAGTGCAGACCGCACCGGCCAACATCATCGTGACGGTGGAAAAATAG
- a CDS encoding GntR family transcriptional regulator, with amino-acid sequence MNIDPGSDVPLFVQIAEQIEDDVFTGAFAEGDRVPSTNELAALLGINPHTVLKGMNILVDEGIIYKRRGMGMYVQDGARDKVRAKRKSAFDERYVAALVAEAKKLGFTKEQVIDLIEKGYDHA; translated from the coding sequence GTGAACATCGATCCGGGCAGCGACGTGCCCCTGTTCGTGCAGATCGCCGAGCAGATAGAAGACGATGTCTTCACCGGCGCCTTCGCCGAGGGCGATCGCGTGCCCTCCACCAACGAGCTGGCGGCGCTTCTGGGCATCAACCCGCACACCGTGCTCAAGGGCATGAACATCCTCGTGGACGAGGGCATCATCTATAAACGGAGGGGTATGGGCATGTACGTGCAGGACGGCGCGCGCGACAAGGTGCGCGCGAAGCGCAAGAGCGCCTTCGACGAGCGCTACGTAGCGGCCCTCGTGGCCGAGGCGAAGAAGCTGGGATTCACGAAGGAGCAGGTCATCGACCTCATCGAGAAGGGATACGACCATGCGTGA
- a CDS encoding helix-turn-helix transcriptional regulator yields MDTGSDKKGSRSLFLLGFAFWWVWWDMFRISDSHLLPDGVGYDTDLGRLMLAVGCNVGFFLMWRFGKRIGLVCLRPKLLIASVAIIIGCMVLFYLPVVSVARPAPLALPLVIGMAGAPLFFAWFEFYSLDAVPQSPTLLPICLLLDIVLLLTALVAHLFLPTWIIILVHSAAPVASCAMLLKNVRDFRPSFSTSFDEALAKPPLRFPAKLMAALIVFGATFGFVLNFAPNLTPDHSATHLSLALEIAGAALGAVIFLAFARRFVEEPEKILSMRWAMVPFVVLSLMSLLVVGGLNPYVSKAFLWTGYEYLDLVMMTIYIRMARELAARPLTVNAQGQSADTFGIAAGMALGIAVGAVVPDVSQTALSVIVTVAVMIVIATAMNIMTDRNISTFWGMQKRPARALEQIAARRGKRLEAFADLYGLTPRETEILGELVEQKRPKLIAESLFISPETVRSHTARIYAKTGCHSQIELVKLFEEEGCEAV; encoded by the coding sequence TTGGACACTGGGTCGGACAAGAAGGGCTCTCGCTCTCTCTTTCTGCTCGGCTTCGCTTTCTGGTGGGTATGGTGGGACATGTTCAGGATCTCGGACTCCCACCTCCTGCCTGACGGCGTCGGCTACGACACCGATCTCGGTCGACTTATGCTCGCGGTCGGATGCAACGTCGGATTCTTCCTCATGTGGCGTTTCGGCAAGCGGATCGGCCTCGTTTGCCTTCGTCCGAAATTGCTCATTGCATCGGTTGCGATCATCATCGGCTGTATGGTTCTGTTCTATCTGCCGGTCGTGAGCGTCGCGCGTCCGGCACCTCTTGCGCTTCCGCTGGTCATCGGCATGGCGGGTGCACCGCTGTTCTTTGCCTGGTTCGAGTTCTACAGCCTGGACGCCGTGCCGCAATCGCCCACCCTTCTTCCCATTTGCCTGCTTTTGGACATAGTCCTGCTTCTGACGGCCCTGGTGGCGCACTTGTTCCTTCCGACTTGGATCATCATCCTCGTGCATTCCGCCGCACCGGTCGCCTCCTGTGCGATGCTGCTTAAGAACGTTCGGGACTTCCGCCCCTCGTTCTCGACGTCGTTCGACGAGGCGCTTGCAAAGCCTCCTCTGCGCTTCCCTGCGAAGCTCATGGCCGCGCTCATCGTCTTCGGGGCGACGTTCGGCTTCGTGTTGAATTTCGCTCCCAACCTCACGCCCGATCATTCCGCCACGCACCTCTCTCTTGCTTTGGAAATAGCCGGGGCCGCGCTCGGGGCGGTCATCTTCCTTGCATTCGCTCGGCGTTTCGTGGAGGAGCCCGAGAAGATATTGTCCATGCGCTGGGCCATGGTTCCCTTCGTGGTGTTGAGCCTCATGTCCCTTCTGGTGGTAGGAGGGCTGAACCCGTACGTGTCCAAGGCGTTCCTCTGGACTGGATACGAGTATCTTGATCTGGTGATGATGACCATTTACATCCGAATGGCGCGGGAGCTGGCGGCGCGGCCTCTGACGGTGAACGCCCAGGGACAGTCGGCCGACACGTTCGGCATCGCTGCGGGGATGGCGCTTGGCATCGCTGTGGGGGCGGTCGTGCCCGACGTGTCTCAGACGGCGCTTTCCGTCATCGTGACCGTGGCCGTGATGATCGTGATCGCCACGGCTATGAACATCATGACGGATCGCAACATATCGACGTTCTGGGGGATGCAGAAGAGGCCCGCCCGCGCGCTCGAGCAGATAGCGGCACGGCGAGGAAAGCGCCTCGAGGCGTTTGCTGACTTGTACGGCCTCACGCCGCGCGAAACGGAGATCCTCGGCGAGCTTGTTGAACAGAAGCGTCCGAAGCTCATTGCCGAGTCGCTGTTCATCTCTCCCGAGACGGTGCGGTCGCACACCGCTCGCATTTACGCGAAGACGGGCTGCCATTCCCAGATCGAGCTTGTGAAGCTCTTCGAGGAGGAAGGTTGCGAGGCCGTTTGA
- a CDS encoding NAD(P)/FAD-dependent oxidoreductase yields the protein MGRTDVSRETMGRKRVAVVGAGIAGLAAGVYARQSGFDVIVFEAHAIPGGASTSWSRKGYLFEGGMHWLTGSSPKTALNAVWTEIGALNPDVPVYVRDPFLVYEFEGRTVCLYRDLDRLEAHLLDVAPEDGREIRRLVKDVRKFAKMDMPVTDLKGVKAAAPRTVGLGTMLPMLPAMARMPFYAGQTSRTFSERFSNPLLRTLFTSMVGEDMSAMGLAFTLATLASGDGGYPLGGSLAMARHVAQTLERLGGRIEYRTPVERVAVRDGRATGVVVGGEERAFDAVIVTQDLRMAVDELFDPPLAEGWADDLRENVSPILDTFVSLGIRADLSDVPECVSFSVGESVFCGGQRHDVLGVNNYAAYEGYAPAGCTAVTLFMSGDTYDWWAARRADGTYAQEKEKLAEAVIAAVSRKYPQVEGKVEVWDVATPLTYERYLHSYKGSWMSNMAPGGKMGSYPSKPEGIAGVYFAGQRITPPGGLPTAAQTARTAVQHLCRDTGTVFQGAL from the coding sequence ATGGGGCGAACGGATGTTTCACGTGAAACAATGGGCCGCAAGCGCGTGGCCGTCGTGGGAGCGGGCATCGCGGGGCTCGCGGCGGGGGTGTACGCGCGCCAGAGCGGCTTCGACGTCATCGTCTTCGAGGCGCACGCCATTCCCGGCGGCGCGTCGACCAGCTGGAGCCGCAAAGGCTACCTGTTCGAGGGCGGCATGCACTGGCTCACGGGGTCGTCGCCGAAGACGGCGCTCAACGCGGTGTGGACGGAGATCGGCGCGCTCAACCCGGACGTGCCCGTCTACGTGCGCGACCCCTTTCTCGTCTACGAGTTCGAGGGGCGGACGGTCTGTCTCTACCGCGACCTCGACCGCCTTGAGGCGCATCTGCTGGACGTGGCCCCCGAGGACGGGCGCGAGATCCGCCGCCTGGTGAAGGACGTGCGGAAGTTCGCGAAGATGGACATGCCCGTCACCGATCTCAAGGGCGTGAAGGCGGCCGCGCCACGCACGGTGGGCCTGGGGACGATGCTGCCGATGCTGCCGGCGATGGCGCGCATGCCCTTCTACGCGGGCCAGACTTCCCGCACGTTCTCGGAGCGCTTCTCGAACCCGCTGCTGCGCACCCTGTTCACGAGCATGGTGGGCGAGGACATGAGCGCGATGGGCCTTGCCTTCACGCTTGCGACGCTGGCCTCGGGCGACGGCGGCTACCCGCTGGGCGGCTCGCTCGCCATGGCGCGGCACGTCGCGCAGACGCTGGAGAGGCTGGGCGGCCGGATCGAGTACCGCACGCCGGTTGAGCGCGTGGCGGTGAGGGACGGCCGCGCGACGGGCGTAGTCGTGGGCGGCGAGGAGCGGGCGTTCGACGCCGTGATCGTGACGCAGGATCTGCGCATGGCCGTCGACGAGCTGTTCGACCCGCCGCTCGCGGAGGGGTGGGCGGACGACCTGCGGGAGAACGTCTCGCCCATCCTCGACACGTTCGTGAGCCTCGGCATCCGCGCCGACCTCTCGGACGTGCCCGAATGCGTGAGCTTCTCCGTGGGCGAGTCCGTCTTCTGCGGCGGGCAGCGCCACGACGTGCTGGGCGTCAACAACTACGCCGCCTACGAGGGCTACGCGCCCGCGGGCTGCACGGCCGTGACGCTGTTCATGAGCGGCGACACCTACGACTGGTGGGCCGCGAGACGGGCCGACGGCACCTACGCGCAGGAGAAGGAGAAGCTGGCTGAAGCGGTGATCGCTGCGGTGTCGAGGAAGTACCCGCAGGTGGAGGGCAAGGTGGAGGTATGGGACGTGGCCACGCCGCTCACCTACGAGCGCTACCTGCATTCGTACAAGGGCTCGTGGATGTCGAACATGGCGCCGGGCGGGAAGATGGGCAGCTATCCCTCGAAGCCCGAGGGCATCGCGGGCGTCTACTTCGCCGGCCAACGCATCACGCCTCCGGGCGGCCTGCCCACCGCGGCCCAGACCGCCCGCACCGCCGTCCAGCACCTCTGCCGCGACACGGGCACGGTGTTCCAAGGCGCGCTCTGA
- a CDS encoding helix-turn-helix domain-containing protein, which produces MDREQERAVGRVLECVEERLSERIDLDALAEEAGYSKYHLHRLFAEATGFAVCDYAKRRRITEAARALAAADAPLVEVALAFGYESQQAFSSAFAALYKTSPARFREQGEFYALQLPFELGEGAGAPDAEGGWEVECAEPGDEVAWMELMRAAVDGFPHLDEAGHGAWAAACIAEGRALVVRDGDVLAGALAFDPEAARIDVLAVRPGQRRLEVARALVDAVRAVELPERDVSTTTFRAGDKADTGWRRMLFDLGFEEAEEAWELGYPVQRLVLRAEGGRGDATGEERRRLAETLGLLHAALEEAEGLHERVDGAYREQKRYMVEYRGEIDPAEGFQNELALAEVDRRAAEARTAAERLRKMLDAPYFARVDFAAAGEGVPEAFYLGRFSFSAEGRTVVSDWRSPVAGLFYEHDETGPAAYDAPGGRVEGVLSLKRQLGVERGELVYVADGASGARDEVLARELGRSTDAGMRAIVASIQAEQNRIIRDEEPGTMVIQGVAGSGKTSIALHRVAYMLYRRRGELSSREVAILSPNSVFADYIAGVLPELGEEPIASIDLRGIMERVLGGTARVAPALPGVDGARLERARLKGTVAFARALLAFLERAPEAAFAAEDLAFGQRTLDAAWVEARFRAHGGLPLDERLDLVAASAVYELESTSVGRDRHAVPTRREARRRLADMLRAKDALSLYRLFMAEQGWEDALKVGPKRTVEWEDAAPLALLQGAFSGFEAYDGVKHLVVDEMQDLSPVQHALVARLFRCDRTVLGDCCQAIDQGSGATLDDIAEAYGAARAVRLTRSYRSTSEIVALANRVKPAAALEAVERHGEEPRIVGCADTAEVLARVLEAVEAFRAGGLTTLGILHASDELAARYFELISRDVDARLLTEESATFGEGVSVASVRMAKGLEFDEVVVLDADARFFSGELGRNLLYVAVTRALHRITLLHRGDPAPFLAG; this is translated from the coding sequence ATGGATCGGGAGCAGGAGCGTGCGGTGGGGCGCGTGCTCGAATGCGTCGAGGAGCGCCTTTCCGAGCGGATCGACCTCGACGCGCTGGCCGAGGAGGCCGGCTACTCCAAATACCATCTGCATCGGCTGTTCGCCGAGGCGACGGGCTTCGCCGTGTGCGACTACGCGAAGCGCCGCCGCATCACCGAGGCCGCGCGCGCCCTTGCGGCGGCGGACGCCCCGCTCGTCGAGGTGGCGCTCGCGTTCGGCTACGAGAGCCAGCAGGCGTTCTCCTCGGCGTTCGCGGCGCTGTACAAGACCTCGCCTGCGCGGTTCCGCGAGCAAGGGGAGTTCTACGCGCTCCAGCTTCCGTTCGAGCTGGGCGAGGGCGCGGGCGCGCCGGACGCGGAAGGCGGCTGGGAGGTCGAGTGCGCCGAGCCGGGCGACGAGGTCGCGTGGATGGAGCTCATGCGCGCGGCGGTGGACGGGTTCCCGCACCTCGACGAGGCCGGGCACGGGGCGTGGGCGGCGGCTTGCATCGCGGAGGGCCGCGCGCTCGTCGTGCGGGACGGCGACGTCCTCGCGGGCGCCCTCGCGTTCGATCCGGAGGCGGCGCGCATCGATGTTTTGGCGGTGCGCCCCGGGCAGCGCCGGCTCGAGGTGGCCCGCGCGCTCGTGGACGCCGTGCGCGCGGTGGAGCTGCCGGAGCGCGACGTGTCAACCACCACGTTCCGCGCGGGCGACAAGGCCGACACCGGCTGGCGGCGGATGCTCTTCGACCTGGGGTTCGAGGAGGCGGAGGAGGCTTGGGAGCTGGGATACCCCGTGCAGCGGCTCGTGCTGCGCGCGGAGGGCGGGCGCGGGGACGCGACGGGCGAGGAGCGCCGCCGCCTGGCCGAGACGCTCGGCCTCCTGCATGCGGCGCTCGAGGAGGCCGAGGGGCTGCACGAACGCGTGGACGGCGCGTACCGCGAGCAGAAGCGCTACATGGTGGAGTACCGCGGCGAGATCGACCCGGCCGAGGGGTTCCAGAACGAGCTCGCCCTGGCCGAGGTCGATCGCCGGGCGGCCGAGGCGCGCACGGCGGCCGAGCGGCTGCGGAAGATGCTCGACGCGCCGTACTTCGCGCGCGTGGACTTCGCGGCGGCGGGGGAGGGGGTGCCGGAGGCGTTCTATCTGGGGCGCTTCTCGTTCTCGGCCGAGGGGCGCACCGTCGTGTCCGACTGGCGCTCGCCGGTGGCGGGGCTGTTCTACGAGCACGACGAGACGGGGCCCGCGGCCTACGACGCGCCTGGGGGACGGGTGGAGGGCGTCCTCTCGCTCAAGCGCCAGCTGGGCGTGGAGCGCGGCGAGCTCGTGTACGTGGCGGACGGCGCCTCGGGCGCGCGCGACGAGGTGCTCGCGCGCGAGCTGGGGCGCTCGACCGATGCGGGCATGCGCGCCATCGTCGCGTCCATCCAGGCCGAGCAGAACCGCATCATCCGCGACGAGGAGCCGGGCACGATGGTCATCCAAGGCGTCGCGGGCTCGGGCAAGACGTCCATCGCGCTGCACCGCGTGGCGTATATGCTCTACCGCCGGCGCGGCGAGCTGTCGTCGCGCGAGGTGGCCATCCTGTCGCCGAACAGCGTGTTCGCCGACTACATCGCCGGGGTGCTGCCGGAACTCGGCGAGGAGCCCATCGCGTCGATCGACCTGCGGGGAATCATGGAGCGGGTGCTCGGAGGAACGGCGCGCGTCGCGCCCGCGCTTCCGGGGGTCGACGGCGCGCGGCTCGAGCGCGCGCGGCTGAAGGGGACGGTTGCGTTCGCCCGCGCCCTGCTCGCGTTCTTGGAGCGCGCGCCGGAGGCGGCGTTCGCGGCCGAGGACCTGGCGTTCGGCCAGCGCACGCTCGACGCGGCGTGGGTGGAGGCGCGGTTCCGCGCGCACGGGGGGCTTCCGCTCGACGAGCGGCTCGACCTCGTGGCGGCGAGCGCCGTGTACGAGCTGGAATCGACGAGCGTGGGGCGCGACCGCCACGCCGTGCCCACGAGGCGCGAGGCGCGCCGCCGCCTGGCCGACATGCTGCGGGCGAAGGACGCGCTTTCGCTGTACCGCCTGTTCATGGCCGAGCAGGGCTGGGAGGACGCCCTCAAGGTGGGGCCGAAGCGCACGGTGGAGTGGGAGGACGCCGCGCCGCTCGCGCTGCTCCAGGGCGCGTTCTCGGGCTTCGAGGCCTACGACGGCGTGAAGCACCTGGTGGTGGACGAGATGCAGGATCTCTCGCCCGTGCAGCACGCGCTCGTGGCGCGCCTGTTCCGCTGCGACCGAACCGTGCTCGGCGACTGCTGCCAGGCGATCGACCAGGGCTCCGGCGCGACGCTCGACGACATCGCCGAGGCGTACGGGGCCGCGCGCGCCGTGCGGCTCACGCGCAGCTACCGCTCCACGAGCGAGATCGTGGCGCTCGCGAACCGCGTGAAGCCCGCGGCCGCGCTCGAGGCCGTGGAGCGGCACGGCGAGGAGCCCCGCATCGTCGGCTGCGCGGACACGGCGGAGGTGCTCGCGCGGGTGCTGGAGGCCGTCGAGGCGTTCCGCGCGGGCGGGCTTACGACGCTCGGCATCCTGCACGCCTCCGACGAGTTGGCTGCGCGCTACTTCGAGCTGATCAGCCGCGACGTGGATGCGCGCCTTCTGACCGAGGAGTCCGCGACGTTCGGTGAGGGCGTGTCGGTGGCCTCCGTCAGGATGGCGAAGGGCCTCGAGTTCGACGAGGTGGTGGTGCTCGACGCCGACGCGCGTTTCTTCTCCGGCGAGCTGGGCCGCAACCTCCTCTACGTCGCCGTCACCCGCGCCCTCCACCGCATAACCCTCCTGCACCGCGGCGACCCCGCCCCCTTCCTCGCCGGGTAG
- a CDS encoding molybdopterin-dependent oxidoreductase has product MNNKSAKVLSALMGTTMVAGMGMAYAAPALADEAEGMQATGQEARGETSATAQSLVSVADVQGEFAFSQDEITPNETIRGMFQKAVTAVCSQLPRYAAGDPDSWTIEVKGDVSNAFVATLGELSEGDDVETKVMTCACSANQAGGGAIANAEVTGVPVRELIVRAGIDADVNTVTFESADGTRSSLPLTYVLSHGAVIAFEINGEELAASVGGTNQLWLSGSAGAHFTRDVVNVEFSCQDEPPAEPDLSESGMMYTNRPNVSASVAR; this is encoded by the coding sequence ATGAACAACAAGAGCGCAAAAGTGCTGAGCGCCCTCATGGGAACGACCATGGTGGCGGGCATGGGCATGGCGTACGCCGCGCCGGCCTTGGCTGACGAGGCAGAAGGCATGCAAGCCACCGGCCAGGAGGCCCGAGGCGAAACCTCCGCAACGGCCCAATCCCTGGTGAGCGTCGCCGACGTCCAAGGGGAGTTCGCGTTCAGCCAAGACGAGATCACTCCGAACGAGACGATTCGCGGAATGTTCCAGAAGGCCGTCACGGCCGTGTGCAGCCAGCTGCCCCGCTATGCGGCTGGCGACCCCGACAGCTGGACCATCGAGGTGAAGGGAGACGTGAGCAACGCCTTCGTGGCCACCTTGGGCGAGCTCTCCGAGGGCGACGATGTGGAGACCAAGGTGATGACCTGCGCATGCTCGGCGAACCAAGCCGGCGGTGGAGCCATCGCAAATGCAGAGGTCACTGGAGTGCCCGTCCGCGAGCTTATCGTGCGGGCCGGCATCGACGCCGACGTGAACACCGTCACGTTCGAGTCGGCTGACGGGACGAGGTCGAGCCTGCCCCTCACCTACGTGCTCTCGCACGGAGCCGTCATCGCCTTCGAGATCAACGGCGAGGAGCTCGCGGCTTCCGTGGGCGGAACCAACCAGCTTTGGCTTTCAGGCTCTGCCGGTGCCCACTTCACGCGCGACGTCGTGAACGTCGAGTTTTCATGCCAGGACGAGCCGCCCGCCGAGCCCGACTTGTCCGAGTCCGGCATGATGTACACGAACCGGCCGAACGTGTCCGCTTCGGTCGCACGCTAG